One window from the genome of Amaranthus tricolor cultivar Red isolate AtriRed21 chromosome 9, ASM2621246v1, whole genome shotgun sequence encodes:
- the LOC130823584 gene encoding preprotein translocase subunit SECE1, translating to MAILPRSFHLSIPSIHPSPKISQSHLTQYLPSPPIKPTLKNHLLNLSKNSPFILKAAENGAQTDKDSENPIITDQKQTTEDDISELGAEIKKAMKEREKDEDSSNNGGFLSGVVEEIGQIEWPDFGKVVGTTGVVLGVIAGSSVVLLTVNAVLAELSDKVFAGKGVQDFFGG from the coding sequence ATGGCAATTCTCCCCCGTTCTTTTCATCTTTCCATCCCTTCCATTCATCCATCTCCCAAAATTTCTCAATCCCATCTCACCCAATACCTTCCATCACCACCCATCAAACCTACACTCAAAAACCACCTCCTAAACCTCTCAAAAAACTCCCCCTTTATCCTCAAAGCTGCAGAAAATGGTGCTCAAACTGACAAAGATTCTGAAAACCCAATAATCACAGATCAAAAACAGACCACTGAAGATGACATTTCTGAACTGGGTGCAGAGATTAAGAAGGCAATGAAAGAAAGGGAAAAGGATGAAGATTCTAGCAACAATGGCGGATTTTTAAGTGGAGTTGTGGAAGAAATTGGTCAGATCGAATGGCCTGATTTTGGTAAAGTTGTTGGTACTACTGGTGTCGTTTTGGGTGTTATTGCTGGTTCTAGTGTCGTTTTGCTTACTGTTAATGCCGTTTTAGCTGAGCTTTCTGATAAGGTTTTTGCTGGTAAAGGTGTTCAGGATTTCTTTGGTGGGTGA